Proteins encoded within one genomic window of Sebastes fasciatus isolate fSebFas1 chromosome 18, fSebFas1.pri, whole genome shotgun sequence:
- the lrfn5b gene encoding leucine-rich repeat and fibronectin type-III domain-containing protein 5, with amino-acid sequence MESLLVYLIVLGVAVKAHKVQVCPKRCVCQVLNPNLATLCDKKGLLFVPPNIDRHTVEMRLGDNFVTTIKRKDFANMTKLVDLTLSRNTIGSIAPLAFKDLENLRALHLDSNRLSRIINDTFSGMSKLHHLILNNNQLMHIQIGAFNDLTALEELDLSYNNLESAPWVAIQRMSSLHTLNLDHNMLSYIPEGTFSGLQKLKRLDVTSNKLQKLPPDPIFQRAGVLATSGSMGPLSFALSFGGNPLRCNCELLWLRRLRREDDLETCASPQHLAGRYFWTVSEEEFLCEPPLITRHSQELRALEGQSVTLRCKARGDPDPIIHWIAPDGRLMSNSSRAAVHTDGTLDILISTVKDSGSFTCVASNPAGEAQQTVDLVIAKLPHITNNTVAEQEPDPGSSDIATVTKTGAEAGGLPLGNAKTSQDKKVVIAEATSTSALVRFNFQRSIPGIRMFQIQYNGTYDDSLVYRMIPPTSKSILVNNLAAGTQYDLCVLAIYDDQVTSLTATRVIGCIHFTTDPQYLRCHFMQSQFLGGTIVVIIGGIIVASVLAFIIFLIVRYRVCNQGDADKALEMGDIRSLSSDGQLQGCGIPKSLSKQVLRPEKNDKECLRINLPPPEPAKQRPPVVVAGTKPSVPDCTVSTSAASHSWHPASPGAPRPKRSSAPPKPSEARRSEAQADVELDNMNRNNSSEVQMTTAVALAVPGQPTKWTAVPRGPRPQQASRNYMTVPAGGARVNRRHSLNVDSYREHCYMAYPKPGASLRSKRSLSMSGELPQLESMTNIRRARDKLSKSEWLLESTL; translated from the exons ATGGAGTCTCTCCTGGTTTATCTCATAGTCCTCGGTGTGGCTGTGAAGGCCCACAAAGTTCAGGTCTGCCCCAAGCGCTGCGTCTGCCAAGTGCTCAACCCCAACCTGGCGACTCTGTGCGACAAAAAGGGGCTCCTCTTTGTGCCCCCGAACATCGACCGGCACACGGTGGAGATGCGTCTCGGGGATAACTTTGTAACTACTATCAAGCGCAAAGATTTCGCCAACATGACCAAGCTGGTGGATCTGACCCTCTCCCGGAACACCATCGGCTCCATCGCGCCCCTCGCTTTCAAAGACCTGGAGAACCTACGAGCCCTCCACCTCGACAGCAACCGGCTCTCCCGCATCATCAACGACACCTTCAGCGGCATGTCCAAGCTGCACCACCTCATCCTCAACAACAACCAGCTCATGCACATCCAGATCGGGGCCTTCAACGATCTGACGGcgctggaggagctggacttATCCTACAACAACTTAGAGAGTGCGCCGTGGGTGGCCATTCAGAGGATGTCCAGCCTCCACACTCTCAATTTGGACCACAACATGCTCAGCTACATCCCAGAGGGCACTTTCTCTGGGCTGCAGAAGCTCAAGAGGCTGGACGTGACTTCCAACAAGCTCCAGAAGCTTCCTCCTGACCCGATTTTCCAAAGAGCGGGTGTCCTGGCCACCTCTGGGAGCATGGGGCCCTTGTCATTCGCGTTGAGCTTCGGAGGAAACCCGCTGAGGTGCAACTGTGAGCTGCTCTGGCTGCGGAGGTTGCGCAGGGAGGACGATCTGGAGACCTGTGCCTCACCGCAGCACCTCGCTGGACGCTATTTCTGGACTGTTTCAGAGGAGGAGTTCCTGTGTGAGCCTCCACTCATCACCAGGCACTCTCAG GAGCTGCGAGCTCTGGAGGGTCAGAGCGTGACCCTGCGCTGTAAGGCCAGGGGCGACCCCGACCCCATCATCCACTGGATCGCCCCCGACGGACGCCTTATGTCCAACTCCTCCAGGGCAGCGGTCCACACAGACGGCACGTTGGACATCCTCATCAGCACCGTCAAGGACTCGG GTTCCTTCACCTGCGTGGCCTCCAACCCGGCAGGCGAGGCCCAGCAGACGGTGGACCTGGTCATCGCTAAACTCCCTCATATCACCAACAACACAGTAGCAGAGCAGGAGCCCGACCCCGGGTCATCAGATATCGCCACGGTGACCAAGACGGGGGCGGAGGCGGGAGGGTTGCCTCTGGGGAACGCAAAGACGAGCCAGGACAAGAAAGTAGTGATTGCTGAGGCCACTTCCACCTCGGCCCTGGTCAGGTTTAACTTCCAGAGGAGTATTCCTGGAATACGCATGTTCCAGATCCAATATAATGGCACCTATGATGATTCACTGGTTTACAG AATGATACCCCCGACCAGTAAGAGCATCCTGGTAAACAACCTGGCGGCTGGAACGCAGTACGACCTGTGTGTGCTGGCCATCTACGATGACCAGGTGACCTCGCTGACCGCCACCAGGGTGATTGGTTGCATCCACTTCACCACAGATCCGCAGTACCTGAGATGCCATTTCATGCAGTCCCAGTTTCTTGGCGGCACCATCGTGGTTATCATTGGAGGGATTATCGTGGCCTCAGTGCTCGCTTTTATCATCTTCCTCATTGTGCGCTACCGGGTGTGTAACCAAGGAGATGCAGATAAG GCTCTAGAGATGGGGGATATTCGGTCACTGAGCAGTGACGGACAGCTACAGGGCTGTGGGATCCCCAAGTCCCTCTCCAAGCAGGTCCTGCGTCCAGAGAAGAACGACAAGGAGTGCCTCAGAATTAACCTGCCACCGCCGGAGCCAGCCAAGCAGCGACCGCCGGTCGTCGTAGCCGGCACCAAACCCTCCGTCCCTGACTGCACGGTCTCTACCTCCGCCGCCAGCCACAGCTGGCACCCGGCCTCCCCGGGCGCCCCGAGGCCCAAACGTTCCAGCGCTCCACCAAAACCCTCAGAGGCTCGCCGGTCCGAAGCTCAGGCAGACGTCGAGCTCGACAACATGAACCGGAATAACTCGTCAGAGGTTCAAATGACCACCGCCGTCGCTCTGGCCGTTCCTGGCCAGCCCACCAAATGGACTGCTGTCCCCAGGGGGCCGCGGCCCCAGCAGGCCTCTCGAAATTACATGACTGTGCCTGCAGGGGGAGCGAGGGTGAACCGCAGGCACTCCCTCAACGTAGACTCATATAGGGAGCACTGCTACATGGCTTACCCCAAACCGGGGGCCAGCCTGCGCTCCAAGCGGAGCCTGTCGATGAGCGGGGAGCTGCCGCAGCTGGAGAGCATGACAAACATTCGCCGGGCCAGGGACAAGCTCTCCAAGTCTGAGTGGCTTCTGGAGAGCACTTTATGA